One Deltaproteobacteria bacterium CG2_30_66_27 DNA window includes the following coding sequences:
- a CDS encoding coenzyme F420 hydrogenase: protein MNEVDYKELKKGGMMRQAEAGLFSVRLHVVGGRLATPQLRAIQGAADRYGRGQVHLTSRQGVEIPFIPRNSLAALKEFLAPSGVGVGVCGPTVRTVTACQGRRVCPSGVIDSPELAEAVDRELYGKPVPHKFKVGISGCVNNCMKAEENDAGIKGWIEPRWEESACDFCGICEAVCPSKAIALSSGDGKLVIDANRCIGCGDCITSCPTGSMREKIRGYRVFAGGKFGRRPSLGKRILGILRTKEETMAAILAVLDFFREHGKPRERFGDTLQRTGLPELETFVKGRAGLP from the coding sequence GTGAACGAAGTCGACTACAAGGAACTGAAAAAAGGCGGGATGATGCGCCAGGCGGAGGCCGGGCTCTTCTCGGTCCGTCTTCACGTGGTGGGGGGACGCCTCGCCACTCCGCAGCTCCGTGCGATCCAGGGTGCGGCCGACCGGTACGGACGAGGGCAGGTCCATCTGACCAGCCGGCAGGGAGTGGAGATCCCGTTTATCCCCCGGAACTCGCTCGCCGCGCTGAAGGAGTTCCTCGCACCCTCCGGCGTCGGCGTGGGGGTCTGTGGCCCCACGGTCCGCACCGTGACGGCATGCCAGGGGCGCCGCGTCTGCCCGAGCGGGGTGATCGATTCCCCGGAGCTGGCCGAGGCGGTCGACCGGGAGCTCTACGGGAAACCGGTCCCGCACAAGTTCAAGGTCGGCATCTCCGGGTGCGTCAACAATTGCATGAAGGCCGAGGAGAACGACGCGGGGATCAAGGGGTGGATTGAGCCGCGCTGGGAGGAATCCGCCTGCGACTTCTGCGGGATCTGCGAGGCCGTCTGCCCTTCCAAGGCGATCGCGCTGTCGTCCGGGGACGGCAAGTTGGTCATCGATGCGAACCGGTGCATCGGGTGCGGGGACTGCATCACCTCCTGCCCCACCGGGAGCATGCGGGAGAAGATCCGCGGGTACCGGGTCTTCGCCGGCGGGAAGTTCGGCAGGAGACCCTCCCTCGGCAAGCGGATCCTCGGGATTTTGCGGACGAAGGAGGAAACGATGGCGGCGATCCTGGCCGTCCTCGACTTTTTTCGCGAGCACGGGAAGCCGAGGGAACGGTTCGGGGACACCCTGCAGAGGACCGGGCTCCCGGAGCTGGAAACGTTCGTGAAGGGGAGGGCGGGACTGCCATGA
- a CDS encoding uroporphyrinogen-III C-methyltransferase has product MRRYLPVFHDVLGASVLVVGAGAVGTRKIEALLAGGARVTVVAKEFSPAVEERAARGDLTILRGAFHPDQMEEAELVFAATPDRALNRRISAEARRRRIPVNVADAPEECTFFLPAVVRGVEFTAAISTGGRHPGAAKALREFLEEHRAEISVRLERGRRRKRIAARRGKVYIVGAGPGDPDLLTVRALGLLRSADAVIHDYLVPAEILSLAPAKAARICFARRGRTAGHGAALKQNAIHEAMVRLAREGKSVVRLKSGDPLVFGRGGEEAEHLSREGIPFEIVPGITAAMGCAAAAAIPLTHRERSSSVTFVAGHETDEKGKSAVDWSLLPKDGTLAIYMGVGRVAAIAEELAGAGFPPDTPFAVVENGSRPEQRVVRGILSGLSRIAVESGIRSPAILFVGRTAALLAYEYTEERSDELVAQGV; this is encoded by the coding sequence ATGCGGCGATACCTGCCGGTCTTCCACGACGTTCTTGGCGCGAGCGTCCTCGTGGTGGGGGCCGGTGCGGTGGGGACACGGAAGATCGAGGCGCTTCTCGCGGGCGGGGCTCGGGTCACGGTGGTGGCGAAGGAGTTTTCCCCGGCCGTGGAGGAGCGCGCGGCTCGCGGGGATCTCACGATCCTCCGGGGCGCGTTCCATCCCGACCAGATGGAGGAGGCGGAGCTCGTCTTCGCCGCCACCCCCGACCGGGCGCTGAACCGCCGCATATCGGCCGAGGCACGGCGACGCCGGATACCCGTCAACGTGGCGGACGCTCCGGAGGAGTGCACCTTTTTCCTCCCCGCCGTGGTCCGGGGAGTCGAATTCACGGCGGCGATCTCCACGGGCGGGAGGCATCCGGGGGCGGCGAAAGCGCTGCGGGAGTTCCTCGAGGAGCATCGGGCGGAGATCTCGGTCCGCCTGGAGCGGGGACGACGCCGGAAGCGGATCGCCGCGAGGCGAGGAAAGGTCTACATCGTCGGCGCCGGGCCGGGAGATCCCGACCTGCTCACCGTGCGCGCGTTGGGGCTGCTGCGGAGCGCCGACGCCGTGATCCACGATTACCTCGTTCCCGCGGAGATTCTCTCGCTGGCGCCCGCAAAGGCCGCCCGGATCTGCTTCGCTCGCCGCGGTAGGACCGCCGGGCACGGGGCGGCCCTGAAGCAGAACGCGATCCACGAGGCGATGGTCCGGCTGGCGCGGGAGGGGAAATCCGTCGTCCGCCTCAAATCCGGCGACCCGCTCGTGTTCGGACGGGGCGGCGAGGAAGCGGAGCACCTCTCACGGGAAGGGATTCCTTTCGAGATCGTCCCGGGGATCACCGCAGCGATGGGGTGCGCGGCGGCGGCGGCGATCCCGTTGACCCACCGCGAGAGATCCTCTTCCGTCACCTTCGTCGCCGGCCACGAGACCGACGAAAAGGGGAAAAGCGCCGTCGACTGGAGCCTCCTGCCGAAGGACGGAACCCTCGCCATCTACATGGGAGTCGGACGGGTGGCGGCCATCGCGGAGGAACTCGCGGGGGCGGGTTTTCCGCCCGACACCCCGTTCGCCGTCGTGGAGAACGGGAGCCGGCCGGAGCAGCGGGTCGTTCGCGGGATCCTGTCCGGCCTGTCCCGGATCGCGGTGGAGTCCGGGATACGCTCTCCGGCGATCCTCTTCGTGGGGCGCACCGCCGCGTTATTGGCGTACGAATACACCGAGGAGAGATCCGATGAACTTGTCGCGCAGGGTGTTTGA